From one Kiloniellales bacterium genomic stretch:
- the dnaN gene encoding DNA polymerase III subunit beta, translated as MKLTIERAALLRALAHVQSVVERRNTIPILSNVLLEAAGDRLTLCATDMDLTVVEQVDADIADAGATTAPAHTLYDIVRKLPDGSQIGLETSGEAGQMTLNAGRSTFRLSTLPREDFPSTGAESLPQSFALDSAELRNLIDRTRFAISTEETRYYLNGIYLHCTASNDLPVLRAVATDGHRLARFEMPRPEGAEDMPGVIVPRKTVAELRKLIDESEQTIAVSLSETKVRFAFDSTELTSKLIDGTFPDYERVIPANNDKVMGVDRKAFSAAVDRVSTISTEKSRAVKLSMADGSLSLSATSPDAGSATEEVEITYGGEPLEIGFNSNYLLDIARQIEGENAEFSLKDAASPTIVRDIADASALYVLMPMRV; from the coding sequence ATGAAGCTGACGATCGAACGCGCGGCGCTCCTGCGGGCGCTCGCCCACGTGCAAAGCGTGGTCGAACGGCGCAACACCATCCCCATCCTGTCCAACGTCCTGTTGGAAGCCGCTGGCGACCGCCTGACCCTCTGCGCCACGGATATGGACCTGACGGTGGTCGAGCAGGTCGATGCCGACATCGCCGACGCGGGCGCGACGACAGCCCCGGCCCACACGCTCTACGACATCGTCCGCAAGCTGCCCGACGGGTCGCAGATCGGCCTGGAGACCAGCGGCGAAGCGGGACAGATGACCCTGAACGCGGGCCGCTCCACCTTCCGGCTGTCGACCCTGCCACGCGAGGACTTCCCCAGCACCGGCGCGGAGAGCCTGCCCCAGAGCTTCGCCCTGGACTCGGCCGAGCTGCGCAACCTGATCGATCGGACCCGCTTCGCGATCTCGACCGAGGAAACCCGCTACTACCTGAACGGCATTTACCTGCACTGCACCGCGTCGAACGATCTTCCCGTGCTGCGCGCGGTCGCGACCGACGGGCACCGCCTGGCACGCTTCGAGATGCCCCGGCCCGAGGGCGCCGAGGACATGCCCGGAGTCATCGTGCCGCGCAAGACGGTGGCCGAGCTGCGCAAGCTGATCGACGAGAGCGAGCAGACGATCGCCGTCAGCCTGTCGGAAACCAAGGTGCGCTTCGCCTTCGATTCGACGGAGCTGACCTCCAAGCTGATCGACGGCACCTTCCCCGACTACGAGCGGGTCATCCCGGCCAACAACGACAAGGTGATGGGCGTCGACCGCAAGGCCTTCTCCGCCGCCGTCGACCGGGTCTCGACGATCTCGACCGAGAAGAGCCGGGCGGTGAAGCTCTCGATGGCCGACGGCAGCCTGAGCCTCTCCGCGACCAGCCCCGATGCGGGCAGCGCGACCGAGGAGGTGGAGATCACCTACGGCGGCGAGCCCTTGGAGATCGGCTTCAACTCGAACTACCTGCTCGACATCGCCCGGCAGATCGAAGGCGAGAATGCCGAGTTCTCCCTGAAGGACGCCGCCTCGCCGACCATCGTTCGCGACATCGCAGATGCCAGCGCGCTCTATGTCCTCATGCCCATGCGGGTCTGA